The Erpetoichthys calabaricus chromosome 5, fErpCal1.3, whole genome shotgun sequence genome has a segment encoding these proteins:
- the LOC114641553 gene encoding zinc finger protein 345-like, whose protein sequence is MASIKQKGVEQRPAHIKEEDRESGAPEDLCVKVEDCEERISIFKEEECKEESAEIKVEDLKDFSFGLALQKREAGPIFKPDVCEESLSNLQPWVTNTGQLATVEISVEVKSELSEREEKINEGVRRKAEEQLRKYLQEKGSISTSSFAQTSLLDCEKMRKPTSESENLTISSSQCSSLHAATVTQTEAIKTCQQEVSKHIQVQTGEKLSCCLECGKQFLHKSSLLKHKKLHTGEKPYSCSECGKCFLERSNLNIHMTVHTSKNPHCCLECGKRFSRIRSLQIHTRIHTGEKPYCCLECGKQFNDNSGLQDHAQTHTGEKPYVCSECGKRLSNSSSFRKHKCTHTGQKPYICSKCGKSFSSNSALFNHAKIHAGETPECDQQVSASNDLHVLEGSHPSEKRHSFSECDKHFSDSSSLNRHMRNHTGKTLHSCPECGKQFSLLSRLQKHSRIHTGEKPHCCPECGKRFLKIHYLKCHIRIHTGEKPYVCSECGKSFTSKSSLYNHTKIHTGEKRYCCSECGRQFSQASHLQRHNRTHTGEKPYCCPECGRQFSQASELQRHSRIHTGEKPYCCLECGKRFIHLPSLYNHKGIHTGEKPHCCSECGKRFLQRGQLQQHIRIHTGEKPYCCSECGKQFSRSGSLCSHKKMHTGEKRHFCSECGKHFSNSSSLNTHMRIHTGEKPYGCSECGKRFSQRNGLQNHIRFHHTGEKPFSCSECGKSFCDNSSLLRHARIHTGEKPYCCSECGKRFMCSSSLRKHTQTHTGEKLCCCPECGKRFSCSFSLWRHNRIHTRGNPVVNVAENFSIDPNTEKVKEDVTTVLNEEDNSHLK, encoded by the exons ATGGCCTCGATCAAACAGAAAGGTGTGGAGCAGCGACCGGCACACATTAAAGAAGAGGACCGTGAGTCGGGCGCACCAGAGGATTTGTGCGTGAAGGTGGAGGACTGCGAGGAAagaatttctatttttaaagAGGAGGAGTGCAAGGAGGAGTCTGCTGAGATTAAAGTTGAAGACCTCAAAGATTTCTCATTTGGCCTTGCACTGCAAAAACGTGAAGCTGGACCGATTTTCAAGCCAGATGTGTGTGAAGAATCTCTTTCCAATTTGCAGCCCTGGGTCACTAATACTGGACAACTGGCTACTGTGGAGATTTCTGTGGAAGTGAAATCTGAGTTATCGGAACGTGAGGAGAAAATTAATGAAGGAGTCAGAAGAAAAGCAGAAGAGCAGCTGAGAAAAT ATTTACAGGAGAAAGGCAGCATCTCCACATCTTCATTTGCTCAGACCTCTCTTCTGGACTGTGAGAAGATGAGGAAACCAACAAGTGAATCAGAGAACCTGACCATATCCTCTTCCCAGTGTAGTTCACTTCATGCTGCTACAGTAACACAGACCGAGGCCATCAAAACTTGTCAACAAGAAGTGAGTAAACACATCCAAGTTCAAACTGGAGAAAAACTTTCctgttgtttggaatgtggcaaacaattcttacACAAAAGTAGCCTGCTTAAGCATAAGAAGCTTCACACTGGTGAGAAACCATacagctgttctgaatgtggcaaatgcTTCTTAGAGAGAAGTAATCTTAATATCCACATGACAGTTCATACCAGCAAGAATCCCCATTGCTGTttagaatgtggcaaacgattctcgcGAATTCGCAGTCTTCAGATCCAcacaagaatccacactggagaaaaaccttattgctgtctcgaatgtggcaaacaattcaatGACAATAGTGGTTTACAGGACCATGCACaaactcacactggagagaaaccatatgtctgttctgaatgtgggaagagGCTCTCCAACAGTAGTAGTTTTCGGAAGCACAAGTGCACTCATACTGGGCAGAAGCCATATATCTGCTCTAAATGTGGCAAAAGCTTTTCCAGCAATAGTGCTCTTTTTAATCATGCCAAAATACATGCAGGAGAAACACCTGAATGTGACCAGCAAGTCTCAGCCAGTAATGACCTTCATGTTCTTGAAGGATCCCATCCAAGTGAGAAACGTCATAGCTTTTCTGAATGTGACAAACATTTCTCAGACAGCAGCAGTCTTAACAGACACATGAGGAATCACACTGGAAAGACTCTCCattcttgtccagaatgtggcaAGCAATTCTCACTACTTAGTCGTCTTCAGAAGCACTCAAGAATCCATACTGGTGAAAAACcccattgttgtccagaatgtgggaAAAGATTCTTAAAAATACACTATCTTAAATGTCATAtcagaattcatactggagagaagccatatgtctgttctgaatgtggaaaaagcTTTACAAGCAAGAGTAGTCTTTATAACCATACCaaaattcatactggagaaaaacgttattgctgttctgaatgtggcaggcAGTTCTCACAAGCAAGCCATCTTCAACGCCACAACAGAACccatactggagagaaaccttattgtTGCCCTGAATGTGGCAGACAGTTCTCACAAGCAAGCGAGCTTCAGCGCCACagcagaattcacacaggagagaaacctTATTGTTGTTTGGAGTGTGGCAAGCGATTCATACACCTCCCTAGTCTTTATAACCATAAaggaattcatactggagagaagcctcattgctgttcagaatgcgGGAAGAGATTCTTGCAAAGAGGCCAACTTCAACAACATATccgaattcatactggagagaaaccttattgtTGCTCTGAGTGTGGTAAGCAATTCTCAAGAAGCGGTTCCCTTTGTAGCCATAAAAAAATGCATACTGGTGAGAAACGTCAtttctgttctgaatgtggcaagcatttTTCGAACAGCAGCAGTCTTAATACCCAcatgagaattcacactggagagaaaccctatggttgttcagaatgtggcaaacgattctcacaaaGAAACGGTCTTCAGAACCACATAAGATTTCACCATACTGGAGAAAAACCATTTTCTTGCTCTGAGTGTGGGAAAAGTTTCTGTGACAATAGCAGTCTTCTGAGGCATGCGcgaattcacactggggagaagccatattgctgttctgaatgtggaaaaaggTTCATGTGCAGTAGCAGCTTGAGGAAGCACACACAGactcatactggagagaaactgtgttgctgtcctgaatgtggaaaacgattTTCTTGCAGTTTCAGCTTATGGAGACACAATCGAATTCATACTAGAGGAAACCCCGTTGTAAATGTGGCAGAGAATTTTTCCATTGACCCAAacacagaaaaagtgaaggaagaCGTCACTACTGTTCTAAATGAGGAAGATAATTCTCATTTAAAGTAG